The Litorilinea aerophila region AGGAAGCTGTGTAAGGCGGTAGAGCGTCTCCTCTCGCATCCTTTTTTGGGGGGCGATTTCTTGTAATTCTGGGTGCAGGGATACCCTGCTCCTTTGCCTTTAAGGCAGGGAGGTCAATGAGGGGTATTGCCTGCGTCCAGAATTGATTTTCAAGAGGGGACAATGGTTGGACTAATCTCCAGAATTATCAAAAAAATTGAGTTGCGCTGAGTTTGGATAAGGAAACCAAAATCGCAATGAACCATCCGTCGGATCCTTCTTCGCAGAAGCATACATGGTTGCCGGCAAGCCGTTTGAATGAAATGGGGCGACAGCCCGATCCCCCGCAAATCCATTCGGAGCCAGGTCCCCAGGCCCCCGTACCTGCCAGTGTCGATTGGTTGGTTGCAGGCACCGTCCACGATTTTAACAATTTGCTCGTGATCATCATGAGCCATGCCCGCATGGCCTTGAACAAGGTGCCTGCGGATAGCCCAGCCCGGCGACACCTGGAGCGCGCCATCCAGGCGACCCGCCACGCTGCTGATCTCACCTATCAGCTTCTGGCGGACATGGATCGGGAGCGTACCCACTCCACCTACGTGGATCTGAACCAGATCGTGGTCGAAGTGGTGGAATTGCTGGAGCCGGAGCTGGCTTCTCGGGCCCGACTTCACTTAGCCCTGACCCAAGAATTGAGCCTGGTATGGGCGACACCGTTGCAGATGCGGCAGGTGGTCATGAATCTGCTCCGCAACGCGGCCGATGCCATTGCGCAGCCGCCAGGCGAGATTGTGGTCCGAACGTACGAAGAAGTCTTAACCACCCAGGAAACCCGGACTTTCCAGGGTGGTGGTGGGTTGGCTAGCGGGCCGTACGTTTGTCTGGAGGTGCAGGATTCTGGCGTCGGCATGACACCGGAGACGCTGGCCCACATCTTCGAGCCCTATTTCACCACCAAATCCACCGGCCGTGGCATTGGGCTGACCGCGACCCTGGGCATCATTTACGCCCACCTGGGTGGGGTACGGGTCGAAAGTGCACCTGGCGTTGGCACTACCTTCCGGGTGTATCTGCCCGCCCTGGCCGATGTGGACTGAAAGCAATAGGCGGCTTCTGTCCCGGGCTCGTCCATAACCGCACATCGTGGTATCTCATTGCTCTTTCAACGCTGAACTTGGGACGCTCATCGATGACGAGTACAGCCTGGCGTCAATACCATGGCGGAAATTCGGCGGCACTGCCTCTGGCAGAAACCCCCGGCGAATTCCTGCCGGGATTAACTATCCATCTCCCATGCTGTGATCGTTTTATTCAGACTGGATACAACCCACTGCTGGCGCGGTGGGTTTCTTTTTTGTGATGTATTTCCCAGGTTGGACCAATGGCATGGTCCATCAGGCGCAATTTTCGTGACTTGATCCCGGACTACTACAGTCTGGCGTAAATACCACGGCAGAAATTCCGGGTGTCCTCTGGGCGCGCTATCTCTGGGAGAAACCCTCGGCGAATTTCTGCCGGGATTTACTACATGGGCATACATTCAGAGAGGAGCGGATCATGAAGGCGTGGATAGGGAATCAGGCGGTCAGCCGTCGTACCGTTTTCGGGCGTATCCTGGCGTTTTTTCTGAGCCTGATACTTCTGGTGGGTACCCCGATGGTTGCCTGGGCGGACGTGCCGGAGTCCTTCCGGATCCCCCCCTGGCCAGGGCATGAGGCTGGCGCCTCGCCTGTTGTTCAGACGTCCGATCAGTCGGCACTTCGTTTGCTGGTGGATACCGACTTGGGTGTGGACGATGCGGCTGCCCTGATCTGGCTGCTGAGCCAGCACCGGTATCCTTTGGAGCTCTTGGGCGTGGTCACGGTCGCTGGCAACACCACGGTGGAAAACGCTACCAATAATGTGCTTCTGCTTCTTTCCTTGCTCGAACGGAATGACATTCCGGTGGTCATGGGTGCGCATAAACCGTCCAACGTGCTCCTGAGCAGCACCGGAAAGCTCATCCACGGGCCGGATGGGCTCTGGTTTCTGGGTGCCCAGAATCCGCAAGAGGTTGATGCGGTTGATCGCAAAGCAGCCCGGTTTTACTGTGATATGGCCCGTACAGAACCTGGCGCTGTGGTCCTGGCCCTGGGGCCTTTGACAAATCTGGCCCAGGCCCTGCGGCGTTGTCCGGCTGATATGGCCAACCTGGGCCGCCTGGTGGTGTTAGGCGGTGCCAAGTTCGGCGGCAACACGACGCCGGTGAGCGAATACAACTTCTGGCAGGATCCGGCCGCTGCCGCCGAAGTTCTCCAGTCGGGATTGCCCATCACCCTGGTGCCTATGGACGCGTTTGGCCAGTTCAGCTTGAGCATGGCAGATGTCGCTTCGTT contains the following coding sequences:
- a CDS encoding sensor histidine kinase, with amino-acid sequence MSHARMALNKVPADSPARRHLERAIQATRHAADLTYQLLADMDRERTHSTYVDLNQIVVEVVELLEPELASRARLHLALTQELSLVWATPLQMRQVVMNLLRNAADAIAQPPGEIVVRTYEEVLTTQETRTFQGGGGLASGPYVCLEVQDSGVGMTPETLAHIFEPYFTTKSTGRGIGLTATLGIIYAHLGGVRVESAPGVGTTFRVYLPALADVD
- a CDS encoding nucleoside hydrolase; translated protein: MVAWADVPESFRIPPWPGHEAGASPVVQTSDQSALRLLVDTDLGVDDAAALIWLLSQHRYPLELLGVVTVAGNTTVENATNNVLLLLSLLERNDIPVVMGAHKPSNVLLSSTGKLIHGPDGLWFLGAQNPQEVDAVDRKAARFYCDMARTEPGAVVLALGPLTNLAQALRRCPADMANLGRLVVLGGAKFGGNTTPVSEYNFWQDPAAAAEVLQSGLPITLVPMDAFGQFSLSMADVASLQQDGVPAIQFLAPALQAYLGVQLQSGSAAVVPDPVAAMVALDPSLATLHSALVKVLDRPEVARGQSLIALSFAERITLIADDRELSQIADQVFSDPGFDYLAAVGAILQREPDNALVAMDVDAAALYQMFMDDLSQSVSASGAAEHEPSPIQLFLPSVQSR